The following proteins are co-located in the Halictus rubicundus isolate RS-2024b chromosome 1, iyHalRubi1_principal, whole genome shotgun sequence genome:
- the LOC143361781 gene encoding uncharacterized protein LOC143361781 yields MSTPAQLTQDELLHALLQGRVDSYRQPKVPDFFKEDPALWFAQVESSLSAARINNQKTMADVVVAALKYDVVTTIKDILFMSPVSAESKLRQLLKGEVLSKGKPSQILTGLLNLNDGSCSDEIIRAVFLEQLPSHVRAVLAMANVSEPRKLAELADKVVEASGTGTSAIAAVSSRDASLRALEEKVDRLTRQLASITTSRTRESRVRRRTPSRSRNRSRENRSLPKETACWFHRKFGKDARRCVKPSSWETEN; encoded by the coding sequence ATGTCTACCCCCGCGCAGCTCACTCAGGATGAACTCCTTCATGCGTTGTTACAGGGTCGCGTCGATTCATACCGGCAACCAAAAGTGcccgatttcttcaaagaagatccGGCACTTTGGTTCGCACAAGTCGAGTCATCCTTGTCCGCGGCAAGAATTAACAACCAAAAAACAATGGCTGATGTAGTGGTGGCCGCGTTGAAGTACGACGTTGTCACTACGATCAAGGACATACTATTCATGTCGCCTGTTTCTGCCGAGAGCAAGCTCCGACAGCTCTTGAAGGGCGAAGTTCTGAGTAAGGGCAAACCGTCCCAGATATTGACGGGCCTCCTCAACCTGAACGACGGGTCTTGCAGCGATGAAATAATTCGCGCCGTATTTCTCGAACAGCTGCCGTCGCATGTCCGTGCCGTCCTGGCCATGGCGAACGTTTCCGAGCCGCGGAAGCTCGCCGAATTAGCCGACAAGGTCGTTGAGGCCTCCGGAACAGGCACATCCGCGATAGCTGCCGTCTCGTCCCGAGACGCCTCCCTACGCGCGTTAGAAGAGAAGGTCGACCGCCTCACGCGCCAACTAGCATCCATAACCACTTCGCGCACCCGCGAGAGTCGCGTCCGCCGACGAACCCCTTCACGGAGTAGGAACCGATCGCGCGAAAACCGATCTCTTCCGAAGGAAACCGCGTGCTGGTTTCACAggaagttcgggaaagatgcgcgTCGTTGTGTCAAGCCGAGCTCCTGGGAGACGGAAAACTGA